The proteins below come from a single Cupriavidus basilensis genomic window:
- the traI gene encoding TraI/MobA(P) family conjugative relaxase, whose protein sequence is MIVKVPKNRRDGRSSFKDLSKYITEGIQNQAAPPTTTSWDRLTQYITQESVLDELGDEVEKTIAVEIGNVTSLATAPAEMYAVANKNARAKNPVYHYILSWPEHEKPKTEDIFEAVRHTLGALGMADHQYIAAVHANTDNIHVHVEVNRVNPQTFKAVPLGFDHKTLHRAAREVEIRFGWHHDSGLFKVVDVGGRKLVVEDASYVEDDIARVQGKAEAVGTWSGDESLQEWCARVPADPLRRVLKDNKTTSWQDVHRVLLQHGLELRDAGGGGMVVADTTGAAQSRGGQPVVVAASKAFRFLKRAELEARFGQFEPAGDQARTPAPERTYKRDPEKRLQRRLERKALRDDLRARFAAEQVRAKEMRARATLALAPLYAEDKRRLVELDARYKAGRKEIQGSRTLNQPQKQQAYMLLKMTTERTRAQLKESIKREREQRRALLPALPSWRAWVENLAQQGDEAAISALRGMVYQEGRDRRKGIVGDPDAPAEGRPEDEQEENAIRPAEPHRTDPYARTMQNLIWKVSNNGRVLYSFNDGGKAFDDEGSRVTYGRRDVSDDALLMSLQYADTKWPGGVRLTGGDAEFKRRAVRLATQLNIRIANLELQALQRSYRDELSAVRKMHAVGKHGERPVVAIEDEVRALDSNAKIAHVSSQAGRYKGKVVFQTATHIAQEVGRHEYVIHDKTAFRTVPETGGTVTVTYRDGKAGISSKPTQGRGR, encoded by the coding sequence ATGATCGTCAAGGTTCCGAAGAATCGCAGGGACGGGCGCTCGTCGTTCAAAGATCTGAGCAAGTACATCACCGAGGGAATCCAGAACCAGGCAGCACCGCCGACCACGACGAGCTGGGACCGGTTGACCCAGTACATCACGCAAGAATCAGTGCTAGATGAGCTTGGAGATGAAGTCGAGAAGACGATTGCCGTGGAAATTGGCAACGTCACAAGCCTGGCCACAGCCCCAGCCGAAATGTATGCGGTAGCCAATAAGAATGCCCGCGCAAAGAACCCGGTGTACCACTACATCCTCTCCTGGCCTGAGCACGAGAAGCCGAAGACGGAGGACATCTTTGAGGCGGTGCGTCACACGCTTGGCGCTCTGGGCATGGCTGATCACCAGTACATCGCCGCGGTGCATGCGAATACCGACAACATTCATGTCCATGTGGAGGTGAATCGGGTGAACCCGCAAACGTTCAAGGCTGTGCCGTTGGGCTTTGATCATAAGACCCTCCATCGAGCAGCGCGAGAGGTTGAGATCCGCTTTGGGTGGCATCACGACTCGGGACTGTTCAAGGTCGTGGATGTGGGCGGAAGGAAGCTCGTCGTTGAGGATGCGTCCTATGTGGAGGACGATATTGCTCGCGTTCAGGGTAAGGCCGAAGCAGTGGGGACCTGGTCAGGGGACGAATCGCTTCAAGAGTGGTGCGCGCGAGTTCCAGCCGACCCGCTGCGGCGTGTCTTGAAGGACAATAAGACGACCAGTTGGCAAGATGTTCACAGAGTGCTCCTGCAGCATGGTCTTGAACTTCGAGACGCGGGCGGTGGCGGTATGGTTGTCGCAGATACGACCGGGGCAGCGCAGTCGCGCGGAGGCCAGCCTGTAGTCGTGGCCGCATCGAAAGCGTTTCGGTTCCTAAAGCGCGCGGAGCTCGAGGCGAGGTTCGGCCAGTTTGAACCAGCCGGCGACCAAGCGCGGACGCCGGCACCAGAGCGGACCTACAAGCGAGATCCTGAGAAGCGGTTGCAGCGGCGCTTGGAGCGGAAGGCTCTTCGCGACGACCTTCGAGCCAGGTTTGCCGCCGAGCAAGTCCGTGCGAAAGAAATGCGGGCTCGCGCCACGCTGGCTCTTGCCCCCCTGTACGCTGAGGACAAGCGGCGGCTAGTCGAACTCGATGCGCGTTACAAGGCCGGGCGGAAGGAGATTCAGGGAAGCCGAACGTTGAACCAGCCACAGAAGCAGCAGGCTTACATGCTGCTGAAGATGACAACGGAGCGGACGCGCGCCCAATTGAAGGAATCCATTAAGCGGGAGCGGGAGCAGAGGCGCGCCCTCCTCCCCGCCTTACCTAGTTGGCGGGCGTGGGTGGAGAATCTGGCGCAGCAGGGTGACGAGGCCGCCATCAGTGCTCTGCGCGGCATGGTGTACCAGGAGGGGCGTGATCGGCGAAAGGGCATAGTGGGCGATCCCGATGCCCCAGCCGAAGGGCGTCCCGAAGACGAGCAGGAAGAGAACGCCATTCGTCCCGCCGAGCCACACCGGACTGACCCCTATGCACGGACGATGCAGAACCTCATTTGGAAGGTCTCCAACAACGGACGGGTGCTATACAGCTTCAACGATGGCGGCAAAGCATTTGACGATGAGGGCTCACGAGTCACCTATGGTCGGAGGGACGTGTCGGACGACGCATTGCTCATGTCTTTGCAGTACGCGGACACCAAATGGCCAGGGGGGGTGCGCCTCACCGGCGGTGATGCCGAGTTCAAAAGGCGGGCGGTACGCTTGGCTACGCAACTGAATATCCGGATAGCAAACCTCGAGCTGCAAGCTCTGCAGCGAAGCTATCGAGATGAGCTCTCAGCAGTAAGAAAGATGCACGCTGTCGGCAAGCACGGCGAACGTCCGGTAGTGGCCATTGAGGACGAAGTGCGTGCACTGGACAGCAACGCGAAGATTGCACACGTAAGTTCACAAGCTGGGCGCTATAAGGGCAAGGTGGTGTTTCAGACGGCAACGCACATCGCGCAGGAGGTTGGTCGTCATGAATACGTCATTCACGACAAGACCGCCTTCCGTACCGTGCCTGAAACCGGGGGCACCGTCACTGTGACCTACCGAGACGGCAAGGCCGGCATTTCGAGTAAGCCGACGCAAGGGCGCGGTCGATAG
- a CDS encoding thermonuclease family protein: protein MTSLLRYVLAIIFAVFFVSASAADFSGKVVAVLDGDTIDVLVDKTPIRVRLAGIDAPEKSQPFGSRSKIALSNLVYAKQVLVQDQGPDRYGRRIGFVWVDVHVTAEWMPEGTKIPAYWNGSHWNDWITPQFTAEGIAMVAAVMPDVVFYDKASGRVSVVDDPGEGDVGVFEVKPVDTFVDGKQIPTYEIENWCWELSE, encoded by the coding sequence ATGACATCACTATTGCGCTACGTGCTTGCCATCATCTTTGCCGTCTTCTTTGTTTCGGCTTCCGCTGCCGACTTCTCAGGGAAAGTGGTAGCCGTCCTGGATGGAGACACCATCGACGTTCTCGTGGACAAGACACCCATCCGCGTCCGCCTGGCTGGCATCGATGCCCCAGAGAAATCGCAACCCTTTGGCTCGCGCTCAAAAATTGCCCTGTCGAATCTTGTCTACGCAAAGCAGGTCCTCGTTCAGGACCAGGGGCCGGACCGCTACGGAAGACGCATTGGCTTCGTATGGGTGGATGTCCACGTGACCGCAGAGTGGATGCCGGAGGGCACCAAGATCCCGGCCTACTGGAATGGCTCGCACTGGAACGACTGGATCACACCGCAGTTCACTGCGGAGGGTATCGCGATGGTGGCGGCGGTGATGCCCGACGTCGTCTTCTATGACAAGGCGAGCGGCAGGGTCTCCGTGGTCGATGATCCGGGCGAGGGAGATGTGGGGGTCTTCGAGGTCAAGCCAGTCGACACTTTCGTGGACGGCAAGCAGATCCCTACATACGAGATCGAAAACTGGTGCTGGGAACTCTCGGAGTAA
- a CDS encoding DUF6884 domain-containing protein, whose protein sequence is MHLNVTHTNETLGLLAMLGVPAAARQLTLFCDEAHEPIPGRSKLTRRATLDLFALTASASTKAIASLAAKVARFASGMSRARDFGAAGHAGHAGHAVGVDVGQLSRKAMGELAEMVATKRTPVFVDSGAYSMFRRQQADLAAGKKVVALDFGQILARYEQLAELIHEKNEAEEQLPAPLVSLPDVIGDQHGSLDLLKHHSAWIKATAQFNVLRLLVPIPRGDSYTLSHYYDAAVLAAGTDNFVVGIPTVANPWSPAEVTAFLLDRKPQAIHFLGSLHDSRLTKWLKAIVNAGMSDAIEVSADANPLRSMVLPRDGTKLAPGERCDRIIDGLSARARATELSNVFAQYGGRDQMREALGGADFERQQRLLGLISDLSGTPQEIVRRDFGLADGPIEGDRKVEHGTEYVLRNGRWRTNAEQSQSAPSSTKIVGSERLLLVACSAAKRQGRYPAAALYTGALYGVLNKWIPAGHARPDVHILSAKHGLVNGATELETYDQRMTPQRAKELAAQGLDLSQFNGKRYREVFIAGGADYREVARAYVQQLQDAGVIAADASLESTKGGIGEIRGQLGAYLRSCTFDSL, encoded by the coding sequence ATGCACCTGAACGTGACACACACGAACGAAACGCTGGGCCTCTTGGCAATGCTCGGCGTTCCGGCTGCGGCCAGGCAATTGACGCTGTTTTGCGATGAAGCGCATGAGCCTATCCCTGGTCGGTCCAAGCTGACCCGTCGCGCCACGCTGGATCTTTTCGCCCTCACGGCCAGCGCCTCTACAAAGGCTATTGCCTCCCTCGCGGCGAAGGTGGCGAGATTCGCTTCCGGCATGTCACGAGCTCGAGATTTCGGCGCCGCTGGTCATGCTGGTCATGCTGGGCATGCCGTGGGCGTGGACGTGGGCCAACTGTCCCGCAAAGCGATGGGCGAGCTCGCGGAGATGGTCGCTACGAAGCGTACCCCTGTGTTTGTGGACTCGGGCGCCTACAGCATGTTTCGTCGGCAGCAGGCTGATCTGGCCGCCGGCAAGAAAGTCGTCGCGCTCGACTTCGGCCAGATCCTCGCTCGCTATGAGCAACTGGCCGAACTGATCCACGAGAAAAACGAAGCAGAAGAGCAATTGCCGGCACCCCTCGTCTCTCTGCCTGACGTGATCGGCGACCAGCACGGTTCGCTCGATCTTCTGAAACATCACTCGGCCTGGATAAAGGCTACCGCGCAATTCAATGTCCTGCGTCTCCTTGTACCGATCCCCCGAGGCGACAGCTACACGCTCTCGCACTACTACGACGCGGCGGTATTGGCTGCGGGCACCGACAACTTCGTCGTCGGTATCCCGACGGTTGCGAATCCTTGGTCCCCTGCAGAAGTGACTGCCTTCTTGCTCGATCGCAAGCCACAGGCAATTCACTTCCTCGGCTCGTTGCATGACAGCCGGCTGACGAAATGGCTCAAGGCAATCGTCAATGCCGGCATGAGCGACGCGATAGAAGTCTCCGCTGACGCGAATCCGCTCCGTAGCATGGTCCTGCCGCGCGACGGCACCAAGCTCGCGCCGGGTGAGCGGTGTGATCGGATCATCGACGGACTCAGCGCGCGCGCTCGCGCTACGGAACTCTCGAATGTCTTCGCACAATACGGTGGCCGGGATCAGATGCGCGAGGCGCTGGGCGGCGCAGATTTCGAGCGTCAACAGCGATTGCTGGGCCTGATCTCGGATCTGTCAGGCACACCGCAGGAAATTGTGCGGCGCGACTTCGGGTTGGCAGATGGCCCGATCGAAGGCGATCGGAAGGTGGAGCACGGCACAGAGTACGTTCTGCGAAATGGCCGCTGGCGGACCAACGCAGAGCAGTCGCAATCCGCGCCCTCAAGCACGAAAATCGTTGGCAGCGAGCGCCTGTTGCTCGTTGCGTGCTCAGCAGCGAAGAGGCAAGGGCGATATCCAGCGGCGGCCCTCTATACCGGCGCGCTTTACGGCGTGCTCAACAAGTGGATTCCTGCCGGGCATGCGCGGCCCGATGTGCACATCCTTTCGGCCAAGCATGGACTCGTGAACGGCGCCACGGAGCTCGAGACCTATGACCAGCGCATGACGCCGCAACGCGCTAAGGAACTGGCCGCTCAGGGCCTGGATCTGTCGCAATTCAATGGGAAGCGCTACCGCGAGGTCTTCATCGCCGGCGGTGCTGACTATCGCGAGGTGGCTCGTGCATACGTCCAGCAGCTCCAGGACGCGGGAGTCATTGCCGCCGACGCCTCACTCGAATCAACGAAGGGCGGCATCGGTGAAATCCGCGGGCAACTTGGCGCCTACCTGCGTTCGTGCACTTTCGATTCCCTCTGA
- a CDS encoding SprT-like domain-containing protein, with product MTFDSELDCTIQTGLTTSDGILTGQIRVAATPEMYGPLEKLYDVFNEKLFGGALPGCLLTLQRERRNSYGYFSRKRWVSRAGTFADEIALNPNHFAVTPLLEALQTLCHEMVHQMQSLYGKPGRRGYHNKEFARMMAEVGLQASNTGKPGGKETGESMSDYPIAGGKFLQVVEDLLASGFTIAWMDRFPPVAIVQLAAANTAAPADLGDAASEALTLASLPLSADTLAKLSVQADPSQPPSAPTRTKYTCACMTNIWGKRGILATCGVCGSQFLPAKPTVADREDDKP from the coding sequence ATGACCTTTGACAGTGAATTGGATTGTACAATCCAAACCGGATTGACGACCTCGGACGGCATCCTGACCGGCCAGATCCGCGTAGCGGCAACACCAGAGATGTACGGGCCGCTGGAAAAGCTGTACGACGTATTCAACGAAAAACTCTTCGGCGGCGCCTTGCCGGGATGCCTTCTCACGCTGCAGCGCGAGCGCAGAAACTCTTACGGGTACTTTTCACGAAAGCGCTGGGTGAGCAGAGCAGGGACGTTCGCGGATGAGATCGCACTCAACCCAAACCACTTTGCCGTCACGCCGCTGCTCGAAGCACTGCAGACCCTGTGCCACGAAATGGTCCACCAGATGCAGAGTCTCTATGGCAAACCTGGCCGGCGCGGCTACCACAACAAAGAGTTTGCTCGAATGATGGCGGAGGTCGGCCTTCAGGCGTCCAACACCGGCAAGCCTGGTGGAAAGGAGACGGGCGAGTCGATGTCGGACTATCCCATTGCCGGCGGAAAGTTCCTGCAGGTAGTCGAGGATCTCTTAGCGTCGGGATTCACAATCGCATGGATGGACCGCTTTCCTCCGGTCGCTATCGTTCAACTAGCCGCAGCGAACACTGCCGCGCCGGCGGATCTCGGCGACGCCGCATCAGAAGCACTAACGTTGGCCAGCCTTCCGCTTTCAGCCGACACGCTTGCCAAACTCTCCGTCCAGGCTGACCCCAGTCAGCCTCCCAGCGCCCCAACCAGGACAAAGTACACCTGCGCGTGCATGACAAACATATGGGGCAAGCGGGGGATTCTTGCAACGTGTGGCGTCTGTGGCAGCCAGTTCCTTCCTGCGAAGCCAACGGTCGCCGACCGCGAAGACGACAAGCCGTAG
- a CDS encoding helix-turn-helix domain-containing protein, whose protein sequence is MQAQTYIAAAFAPAQLSLLNEAESLIGADGKPSLKAIRTQVFKKTQEQLAELLGVSVSTYVSWEKKRREPSGAAKTLIQMAFAKPKMVELILNEMRDAEQGARVGNASSAAEMTSMAM, encoded by the coding sequence ATGCAAGCCCAGACTTATATTGCTGCTGCTTTCGCTCCCGCCCAACTTTCGCTTCTGAACGAAGCAGAATCTTTGATCGGAGCGGACGGCAAGCCAAGCCTGAAAGCAATCCGAACTCAGGTTTTCAAGAAGACCCAGGAACAACTGGCGGAGCTTCTTGGAGTAAGCGTGAGCACCTACGTCTCTTGGGAAAAGAAACGGCGGGAGCCCTCAGGCGCGGCAAAGACGCTGATTCAGATGGCTTTTGCCAAGCCCAAGATGGTGGAACTGATTCTGAACGAAATGCGCGACGCAGAGCAAGGGGCCCGTGTGGGCAATGCCAGCTCTGCCGCGGAGATGACGAGTATGGCGATGTAG
- a CDS encoding TcpQ domain-containing protein has translation MRHLILGLALLPLTATAGLVVEDEGEKPAVVVAAPAPAQVIIPVEIWKGEQGSTLSDSLQQWANRAKWVVIWDAFKGAEKVDYGLPAPVTFQGTFDSAVAQWIRRYERADIPLVVDIQPDQRVVYITVRKK, from the coding sequence ATGAGGCATCTAATCTTAGGGCTGGCGCTTCTTCCTTTGACCGCGACCGCTGGCCTGGTTGTGGAAGACGAAGGAGAAAAGCCAGCCGTCGTTGTGGCAGCACCTGCGCCGGCGCAAGTGATAATCCCGGTCGAAATCTGGAAGGGTGAGCAGGGGAGTACCCTGAGCGACTCCCTTCAGCAATGGGCCAACCGGGCGAAGTGGGTCGTCATCTGGGATGCCTTCAAAGGCGCCGAGAAAGTCGACTACGGCCTGCCGGCGCCTGTAACGTTCCAGGGCACCTTCGATAGCGCGGTCGCGCAGTGGATTCGTAGGTATGAACGAGCGGACATCCCGCTTGTTGTAGACATTCAGCCGGATCAACGAGTGGTGTATATCACTGTCAGGAAGAAATAG
- a CDS encoding plasmid mobilization protein, which produces MAFAKVDNPKTEICKLRVTKDEKAALLIKAEECSMPLSEYLLAAGLKRQTRGRADVDAINLLREIAAGLKALHEVADDIHEEHLQRALDEVVQAIQRVWSEGARR; this is translated from the coding sequence ATGGCATTCGCAAAGGTAGACAACCCCAAAACCGAGATCTGCAAACTGCGCGTCACAAAGGACGAGAAGGCAGCGCTTCTCATAAAGGCGGAAGAATGCTCCATGCCGCTCTCTGAGTATCTGCTTGCCGCCGGCTTAAAGCGGCAAACTCGAGGTCGCGCCGATGTTGACGCTATCAATTTGCTTCGGGAGATTGCCGCCGGATTGAAGGCTCTGCACGAAGTGGCCGACGATATTCACGAAGAGCATCTGCAGCGTGCACTCGATGAGGTTGTGCAGGCGATCCAGCGTGTCTGGAGCGAAGGGGCACGGCGATGA
- a CDS encoding ParA family protein, whose translation MMDKVVWLVAGNKGGVGKSVVGKALAGWLRSQPVPVIVVDGDERTPDVARAFEDSLPVTELRLDDESGWREYADFIGSNRLIGHIVTNLPDGVTDKAMGFLERFRIVAEAHGFTVKVLFVMNNLPDGLHLLPELRLVLPRLFPVKNLHFGPPESFVHFDQAYGLGSAADTVLFPGLHPRIMSVARESGLAFSAFANQRGNTPTNFTWAKIAVANWYAEACEALDETLYGE comes from the coding sequence ATGATGGATAAAGTTGTGTGGCTGGTAGCCGGCAATAAAGGAGGAGTGGGCAAGTCCGTCGTGGGAAAAGCACTCGCCGGCTGGCTTCGTAGCCAGCCCGTTCCAGTCATCGTTGTGGATGGGGACGAGCGAACGCCGGACGTGGCGCGCGCTTTCGAAGACTCGCTTCCTGTCACTGAACTTCGCTTGGACGACGAAAGCGGTTGGCGCGAGTACGCCGACTTCATTGGGTCAAATCGGCTCATTGGGCACATCGTTACCAATCTCCCCGACGGCGTGACAGACAAGGCCATGGGCTTCTTGGAACGCTTCCGAATCGTGGCTGAAGCCCACGGCTTCACCGTCAAGGTGCTGTTCGTCATGAACAACCTTCCCGACGGCCTGCATTTGCTGCCCGAGCTCCGGCTTGTCCTCCCCCGCCTCTTCCCCGTCAAGAACCTACATTTCGGGCCGCCCGAAAGCTTCGTTCATTTTGACCAAGCCTACGGCCTCGGATCTGCAGCAGACACCGTGCTTTTCCCTGGGCTGCACCCACGAATTATGAGCGTTGCCCGTGAATCAGGTCTCGCGTTCAGTGCGTTTGCGAATCAGCGAGGCAATACCCCTACCAACTTCACTTGGGCCAAGATCGCCGTCGCGAATTGGTATGCCGAGGCTTGTGAAGCGTTAGACGAAACCCTTTACGGAGAATGA
- a CDS encoding DUF3717 domain-containing protein codes for MKVGIVSIEAAINRSRNAGGITGVTLSADVRALAEVWGTMIYYGMTEIDLDSITIHAREALARWTD; via the coding sequence ATGAAAGTTGGCATTGTTTCGATCGAGGCGGCGATCAATAGGAGCCGCAACGCGGGGGGGATTACCGGCGTCACGCTGTCTGCTGATGTGCGCGCCCTAGCGGAGGTTTGGGGCACCATGATCTATTACGGCATGACCGAGATTGACCTGGACAGCATTACCATTCACGCTCGCGAAGCGTTGGCACGTTGGACCGATTAA